From one Pagrus major chromosome 21, Pma_NU_1.0 genomic stretch:
- the casp8 gene encoding caspase-8: MDRFTLSRIDDDLESSEVAALCFLCRDVIHRKRLEGIEDARDLFKRLEEKCLLENPFFLSQLLKTIRRADLVNLLETDGGPPEETDANPILSDYRVMLYQIYQDMTQKNLDKMKFLLSDKLGRGQIDTCKTALDVFAVMETTCLLSNTKLDELYATLLELDQQLASTVHNHMQSVNRQPASPAHVSMDNQRIDNTPQQNQTTLSISETQPSDVGQSVVPDAEPNIESSSSPDLTEYYSLSHNPRGVCMVINNEEFRGGLGNRAGTQEDETALHRVFTQLGFVMEVHRNLTAEEMRREIQNLGRRNFLDHDALVVCLLSHGEMGCVFGSDENKVSLQDFTRPFTSLKAPSLAGKPKLFFIQACQGSSYQRGAEPWPPRPQQVEDNSESRLEEDAGPIRGQTVPAEADFLLGMATVPECKSFRNTKSGSIYIQQLCMQLETSANSTVTDDILSILTRVNREVSKGEYKSYKQMPEPKYTLTKKLVLKRV, translated from the exons ATGGACAGGTTCACACTATCCCGCATAGATGATGATCTGGAATCGTCTGAGGTGGCTGCTCTCTGCTTCTTGTGTCGTGATGTTATCCACAGGAAACGCCTGGAGGGG ATCGAGGATGCAAGGGATCTGTTCAAGAGACTAGAAGAAAAATGTCTTCTGGAGAaccctttcttcctttctcagCTGCTCAAAACTATTCGTAGGGCAGATCTTGTCAACCTGCTGGAGACAGACGGCGGGCCACCAGAAGAGACTGACGCAAATCCCATCCTGTCAGATTACAG GGTGATGCTGTACCAGATATATCAGGACATGACTCAGAAAAATCTCGATAAGATGAAGTTTCTGTTGAGTGACAAGTTGGGCAGAGGACAAATTGATACATGCAAA ACGGCCCTAGATGTGTTCGCTGTGATGGAAACGACTTGTTTACTGTCGAACACAAAGCTTGATGAGCTGTACGCAACACTGCTGGAGCTCGATCAACAGCTGGCATCGACTGTACACAACCACATGCAAA GTGTAAACCGGCAGCCTGCATCACCAGCTCATGTCAGCATGGAtaaccag AGGATCGACAACACCCCTCAGCAGAATCAAACTACCCTGTCCATATCTGAGACTCAGCCCAGTG ATGTAGGACAGAGTGTTGTCCCTGATGCAGAACCAAACATTGAGTCCTCCTCTTCGCCTGATCTG ACAGAATACTACAGCCTGAGTCATAACCCTCGTGGTGTGTGTATGGTCATCAACAATGAGGAATTCCGTGGAGGGTTGGGAAATAGAGCAGGGACTCAGGAGGATGAGA CGGCTCTCCACAGAGTGTTCACACAGCTTGGCTTTGTCATGGAGGTGCACAGAAACTTGACCGCGGAGGAAATGCGACGTGAAATCCAAAACCTAGGCAGAAGGAATTTTTTGGATCACGATGCACTG GTGGTATGCTTGCTTTCCCACGGAGAAATGGGATGTGTGTTTGGGTCTGATGAGAACAAGGTGTCCTTGCAAGATTTCACACGGCCCTTCACGAGCTTGAAAGCTCCAAGCTTAGCAGGGAAGCCCAAACTGTTCTTCATCCAAGCGTGTCAGGGAAGCAGCTACCAGAGAGGAGCTGAGCCATGGCCCCCGAGGCCACAGCAGGTAGAAGACAACAGCGAGAGCCGCCTGGAGGAAGACGCAGGTCCTATACGCGGCCAAACGGTGCCTGCGGAGGCTGACTTCCTGCTGGGCATGGCCACCGTGCCAGAGTGCAAGTCGTTTCGAAACACTAAGTCTGGCTCCATCTACATCCAGCAGCTGTGTATGCAGCTCGAGACGTCAGCAAATAG CACTGTGACTGACGATATACTCAGCATCCTGACACGTGTGAACAGGGAGGTCAGCAAAGGAGAGTATAAAAGCTACAAACAAATGCCAGAGCCCAAATACACCCTCACCAAGAAGCTCGTCCTCAAacgtgtgtga
- the catip gene encoding ciliogenesis-associated TTC17-interacting protein produces MEAAPGEEAPAGAFAKPEELDHGEGLKASDEATTFMSSIEAAELQECVFPDSLVTVSEGGRDLGTFSVTVEFARRAQQPCVLLHAQSQGAIDDCPCGTTVTAYLTADLEVLEENYHEYVKLEGHSLDKRCHMVQRDGQMVIDKVTAVGEDVTTERASYPMSVLRGLLTEGSNLLLMRLIALRKKVPEHMTFISFDQGLNIIHTTFSELGLKQLEVGSEMVEVFGVERIVHSVEDSPTTWQCYFLADGHLASRVQVGSPVTMRLLQLPSQLQKGFEKIPLVWEEDMQMRSNFLERKEELKADHASYLRQHPEIRALISDFLQFLLLRKPDDVFQFAREYFPPFASRRPPEPSLKAPSL; encoded by the exons ATGGAAGCGGCGCCGGGGGAAGAGGCTCCTGCCGGTGCTTTCGCGAAGCCTGAAGAACTCGACCATGGAGAGGGTTTGAAAGCCTCTGACGAAGCGACCACATTCATGTCCAGCATTG aggctgcagagctgcaggagtgtgtgtttccagACTCTCTGGTGACTGTGTCAGAGGGCGGCCGGGACCTGGGCACGTTCAGTGTGACGGTGGAGTTTGCCCGCAGAGCCCAGCAGCCCTGTGTGCTGCTGCATGCTCAGAGCCAGGGAGCCATCGATGACTGCCCCTGTGGAACAACGGTGACAG CCTACCTGACCGCTGACCTGGAGGTCCTGGAGGAAAATTACCATGAGTATGTCAAG CTTGAGGGCCACAGTTTGGACAAGAGGTGTCACATGGTGCAGCGTGACGGGCAGATGGTGATCGATAAAGTTACTGCTGTAGGAGAG GATGTGACAACGGAGCGCGCTTCTTACCCCATGTCTGTCCTAAGAGGGCTGCTAACTGAGGGTTCAAACCTGCTGCTGATGCGCCTGATCGCTCTGAGGAAGAAGGTGCCAGAACACATGACGTTCATCTCCTTCGACCAGGGACTAAACATCATCCACACCACTTTT AGCGAACTGGgtctgaagcagctggaggtTGGGAGTGAGATGGTGGAGGTATTTGGAGTGGAGAGGATTGTTCACTCAGTGGAGGACAGCCCCACAACCTGGCAGTGCTACTTCCTGGCTGATGG GCACCTGGCCAGCAGAGTGCAGGTGGGATCACCGGTCACCATGAGACTTCTGCAGCTGCCATCACAGCTACAAAAAG GTTTTGAGAAGATCCCCCTGGTTTGGGAAGAAGACATGCAGATGCGCTCCAACTTCTTGGAAAGAAAG GAGGAGCTAAAGGCGGATCATGCCTCGTACCTGAGACAGCATCCAGAGATCCGTGCCCTAATTTCGGACTTCTTGCAGTTCTTGCTGCTAAGGAAACCAGATGATGTCTTCCAGTTTGCCAGAGAGTACTTCCCCCCTTTTGCCTCCCGCCGTCCTCCAGAACCAAGCCTGAAAGCCCCCTCACTCTGA